The genomic window CCCACTGCTGAAAGCCACAGCGTCTTCTGCACCCTCCAGGGCAGCCAGTTTGACCTCCAGTGCCCGGGTGGTGGGGTTGGAAATGCGCGTGTAAATGTAGCCTTCTTTTTCCCCGGCAAAAAGCGCCCTTCCCTGCTCTGCATCAAAATAGGTGAAGGTGCTGGTCTGGTAGATGGGTGTGGCGTGCGCACCGGTCTGGGGGTCAGCTCCCCCACCCGCATGCACAGCTTTGGTGTTGAAGCCTGACATGTGGACTCCTTTCGAGAGAAGGAAAATTCAGCTTTTGTGTACACCCATTTTAGCTTTCTCTTTACTCTCAGGGAATGACAGCAGCAGGGCAGAATCCCGGAAACACTTTGGAAATTGTGCCAGAATCTGAGCATGCCTTTGGAAAACAAAAATCTGGATGAAACCGCCTGGAAACTGCTGGAACTCCTGCAGCAAGACGCCCGCATGAGCTACAAGGATCTCGCCAGACATGTGGGCCTCACCCCTCCAGCTGTGGCAGAGCGTCTCAAAAAGCTGGAAGATGCAGGCATCATCCGGGGATACACGGCAGATCTGGACCTTGCCGCACTGGGTCGGCCTCTTGTGGGGTTCATCCGCCTCAGTGCCACAGGCGACAAATTCCCCTTTCTGGACCACATCACTGAGAACATCCCCGAATCGCTGGAATTCCACCGCATCACAGGCGGAGACAGTTACATGCTGAAGGTGGCCGTCAGAGACATGGCCCATCTGGAAAGCGTGCTGGACAGACTCTCCCCTTATTGCACCCCCACCACTTCACTGGTGATTTCCTCTCCCCTGCCCACCCGCATTGTCCGGCCCCTCCCCTGAGACCCTCAGACCACATTTTGCAGACAGGCCCCTCCATCTTCCAGAAGACAATGTGCTACAGTCTGGTTATGTTCGTGGTACGAATTATTCGCCAGCCCGGGGGACTCCTCGGGTAGGCTGTCGTATCCCTACCCCGACCCCCAGCAAGTTCTGCTGGGGGTTTTTCTTTTTGCTCTGGAGGCAATCATGATGACAGGCACACAGATGACGGCAGAGGAAAACACAGACACAGCAGCATTCATGGAGCAGGTCCTGCGGACCCACGTGTACAACCTGGCCATTGAAACCCCCCTGCAGGAAGCCCGGACTCTCAGCAGGCACCTGAACAACCGCATCCTGTTCAAACGTGAAGACCACCAGCCCATCTACTCCTTCAAACTGCGTGGAGCCTGTCAGAAGATCAGCAGCCTGTCTGATGAGGAAAAGGCCAGAGGCATCATCACAGTGTCTGCAGGAAACCATGCCCAGGGGGTGGCTTACACTGCACACCATCTGGGCCTCAGGGCTGTGGTGGTCATGCCCGAAATTGCTCCACAGATCAAAGTGGAGTCTGTCAGAGACTGGGGATCAGAAGTGATCCTGTATGGCCAGAATGTCACCGAAGCAGAGCAGCACGCTCGCAAACTGCAACAAGAACAGAACCTGACTTTCGTGCATCCCTATGATGATCCCCTGGTGATCGCTGGACAGGCCACGGTGGGTCTCGAACTTCTCCGTCAGGCTCCCGCAGAACCGTACACCGTCTTCATCCCTGTGGGCGGAGGGGGCCTGATCGCTGGAATCGCCACGGTCCTGAAAGCCATCCGCCCGGACATCAGGGTGGTCGGTGTTGAACCTGAAAATGCCGACGCCATGATCCAGAGCATCCAGGCTGGTCAGCAGGTCAGGCTTGAGCATCTCGACACCTTTGTGGACGCTGTGGCCGTCAAACAGGCAGGCTTCCATCCCTTCACACTGGCGCAGAAGCACGTCGATGACTGGGTGACGGTCAGCAACCATGAGGTCTGCCTCGCCATCCGGGACATCTACAACGACACCCGCACCTTCATGGAACCCGGAGGAGCACTGGGCACCGCAGGAATGAAAAAATACGTGCAGGAAAAGGGCCTCACCGGGCAGACCCTGATCACCATCACCAGTGGAGCCAACGCAGACTTTGACCGCATTCGGGAGGTGGCCCAGAGGCTTTTTGAGGGGCAGAAGCCTGTGGGAAGGGTGCTGCTGTAGATTCCCACAAAGCAAAACCCCTCCTCCCGAAGGAAGAGGGGTTGTTGTTTGCTTCTGAACTCAGATCAGTTCGATCAGAGCGACAGGAGCGGAATCACCGCGACGCACACCAACGCGCAGAATGCGGGTGTAACCACCGTTCTGGTTGGCGTACTTGGGGGCGATTTCGCCGAGCAGTTTGCGCACCACTTCTTTGTCGTTGATGTCGCTGCTGATCACACGACGGGCGTGCAGGTCGTTGCCTTTGGCAACGGTGATCAGGTGCTCAACGAAGGGGCGCAGCTCTTTGGCTTTGGCTACTGTGGTCTGAATGCGGCCTTCGCGCAGCAGGGCAGTCGCCTGGGCGCGAGCCAGGGCGGTACGTGCGCTGCTGTTACGGTTCAGTTTGCGGCCAGCTCTACCGTGACGCATGTCTTACTCCTTATTCCTTCAAGCTCAGTCCGTGCAGGGCGAGCTGTTGCTTTATCTCATCGAGTGAACGCTCCCCGATGCCAGGGACCTTTTTGAGGTCTCTGTCCGAAAGGGCGCACAGGGCATCCACGGAATCAATCCCTTCCTCTTTGAGGGAGTGCAGAACCCTGGTGGTCAGGCCCAGGCCGTCGAGGGTCACTCGGGGCTGGAGCTGCTCGGGGAACGGCTCGGGGTTGATGTTCACGCTGGTGATGATGGGCGTTTCCGGGTACACCGTGGTGGCAGGCACCGTGGGGATGCTGGTCACAACAGTGGGGCTGGGGGTGGTTTCTACAGTGTCACTGAAGACAGTGAGTTCATTCCGCAGGATCTCCACGGCTTTGTCCAGGGCCATTTTGGGGTCGATGGAGCCGTCCGTCCAGACGCGAATGATCAGGCGGTCCAGGTCGGTCTGCTGTCCCACACGGGTGTCTTCCACGTGGTAGGCAACGCGCTTCACGGGGGTGAAGATGGCGTCGACAGGGATGGAGTTGATGCGGTCCTTGATGGCATGCTTGTCCGCAGGGACGTAGCCTTCGCCTTCTTCAACGCGCACTTCCATCACCAGTTTGCCGCCCTCTGCGAGGGTGGCAATGACCTGGTCGCGGTTCACAATTTCCGCGTCCATGGGAACTTCAAAGTCAGCAGCGGTGACCACCTTCGGACCCTGAGCGCGCAGTGTGAGCGTCTTGGGACCGGGAGCGTGGAATTTCACCACCAGTTCTTTGAGGTTCAGGATGATCTGGATGACGTCCTCAGTGACGCCTGGAATCGTGGAGAATTCATGCAGGACATCTTCGATGTACACGCTGGTGACCGCCGTACCTGGAATGGACGACAGCAGGATGCGGCGAAGGGGATTTCCGATGGTTACGCCATAACCACGTTTGAGTGGCTCCAGGGTAAACTCACCGTAGTTCCCGTCAAGGCGTGCTTTAAGCTGCGGTTTTTTGTTCTCCACGTAAACCTCCGTTAACGTGAGTAGTACTCGATGATGAAGTTCTCGTTAATGGGCAGGGCCAGATCTTCACGGGCAGGCAGGCGCAGGAATTGACCTTTGCCAGCTTCAGCGTCCAGGGAGAGCCAGGGGCTGCCTTTGCGTTTCTTGGCCAGTTCCAGGTTTTCCTGAATGAAGCCAATGGACTTGCTGCGCTCGGCAACGGAGATTTCGTCGCCAGCTTTGACACGGTAGGAAGCAATGTCCACGCGCTTGCCGTTCACGAAGATGTGACCGTGACCCACGAACTGGCGGGCCTGGCGGCGGGTGGAGGCGAGGCCCATGCGGAACACCACATTGTCCAGGCGGCTTTCGAGCAGCTGAAGGAACACGGTGCCGGTCACGCCGGGAACGTTGGAAGCTTCCTCAAACAGGTTGCGGAATTGCTTCTCGTTCACGCCGTACAGACGGGCGAGTTTCTGTTTTTCACGCAGACGGACCCCGTAGTCGGAGGTCTTGCTGCGGCGGGCGCCGTGCTGTCCTGGAGGACGGGGACGACGATCAAGGTACTTCTGGACTTTTTCGGTCTCAGCCAGGTTGACGCCTTCGCGACGGCTGAGTTTAACAACTGGACCACGGTAACGACCCATCTAACTCACATCCTCTTTTTCTTGGGCAGGCGGCAGCCGTTGTGGGGAACGGGAGAGTCATCCATGATGGATTTGACATCGATGCCGCTGGCTTGGATGGCGCGGATGGCCTGTTCACGGCCAGATCCGGTGCCACGCACGACGACTTCCACCTGGCTCATGTTGAAGGTGCTCTGCGCCTTCTTCACAGCGTCGGCGGCGGCCAGTTGAGCAGCGTAAGGGGTGCCCTTTTTGCTGCCTTTGTAGCCGATGGTGCCACCCGAGGACCATGCGAGAGAGTTGCCGTCCATGTCAGTGATGGTGACGATGGTGTTGTTGTAGGAAGCGTGGATGTAAGCACGGCCGTGAGGAATGTTACGGCGGGTACGCTTGGTTCTGGTGTTGGTCTTAGCTTTAGCCATTTCAATTCACCCTTACTTCCGCGCGGCTTTCTTCTTACCAGCAACGGTCTTACGGGGACCTTTACGGGTACGGGCGTTGGTCTTGGTACGCTGACCACGCACAGGAAGGCCACGGCGGTGACGGAGGCCACGGTAGGCACCGATGTCCATCAGACGCTTGATGTTCTGACCGATTTCGCTCTTGAGGTCACCTTCGACCTTGTAGGTCTTCTCGATGTCTTCACGGAGCTTGGCGATTTCTGCTTCGGTCAGGTTCTTCACGCGGGTGTCGGGGTTGACGCCAGTGCGTCCCAGAACTTCGCGGGAACGGGTGAGACCAATGCCGAAAATGTAGGTGAGCGCAATTTCAACGCGCTTTTCACGTGGGATATCAACACCTGCAATACGAGCCATGATTCACCTTACCCTTGACGCTGCTTGTGCTTGACGTTTTCGCAGATCACGAAAACGCGGCCGTGGCGACGAATGACTTTGCATTTGTCGCACATCTTCTTGACGGAAGTCTGAACCTTCATGTCTTTCTCCTTCGCGCCGCCTCCTGCAGTTCTCACTTGACCGTTCCGTGGGCAAAACCCAACTTTTCTGAACGAAGTGAAAGTGCCTCAGCTGGCGCTCCACCCCTCTTGCTCTGGGAGCAAGAGAGATATCACTTCATGGCTTCACAGCCAGTTAGTGACTTACTTGCGGTATACGATGCGGCCCCGAGTGGGGTCGTAAGGCGAAATTTCGAGGACGACCCGATCTCCAGGCAGAATGCGGATGTAGTGAATTCTCATTTTTCCGCTGATGTAAGCCAGGATTTCGTGTCCGGAATCGAGTTGAACTTTGAACGTGGTGTTCGGCAGGGCTTCGGTGATCACACCCTCTGCACGAATGGTGTCGTCTTGCTTCTTCTCGCTTTTTCCTCGATTTTCTTTAATTGGTCTTTTCGCCACGCGTCCTCCGGGTCATCGGGTCTTGTCTTTACAGCCTTGCACGTCTTTCGCACGTTAAAAAGGCTTGTAAAAAACAAGCCAAAGAAAAGAGTACCATCAAACCTGTTTTTTTACAAGGGGTACTGCGCCTTAATCGTTACTCCACAGCCTGCACAATGCGCTGGTAGACGTCATCCAGACCACCAATGCCATCCACACGTTTCAGAACACCACGGGCAGCATAATAGTCCACCAGGGGTTTGGTGTTGGTGTGGTAGACCTCCTGGCGGGCCCGGGCGGTCTCTTCGGTGTCGTCAGAGCGCCCTGAGGTCTTCCCTCTCTCCACGATGCGAGCAATCAGTTCTTCATCGGGGACTTCCAGCAGGGGAACCGCATGGATGGGGGCACCGAGTTCTTCGAGCAGCATGTCGAGGCCTTCGGCCTGGGCACGGGTTCTGGGGAACCCATCAAAGATCACCCGGATTTTTTCCATGCTGGCAAGTTTGTCGCGAATCAGAGCAATCAGGATGGGATCAGGCACCAGCTGACCTGCTGCAAGAATGGGAGCCACCTGCTGCCCCAGTTCGGTCTGGCGGGCCACATGGTCCCGCAGAATGTCTCCGGTGGAAATTTGCAGCAGGTCCTGTTCAGCGGCCAGGCGAGCTGCCTGGGTTCCCTTCCCTGCCCCGGGAGGTCCCAGGAAAATCAGCACTTTGTTGGACTTCATATCTCTCCTCCCAGTGATTTGAAGAGCACGTCACAACCCTTCATTCACTTCAATAGGCCCTATTCTAACGTGCAGAGTGTTCTGTCTTTTCACGGATGATCATACGGGAAGAATGCAACCTGTAACTCTCTGCGTTGTGACACCCTGTTCACGCCCAGCAGACAAGGGCAGGATGTCCTGATAAAAGAAAGAGAACCCCGTAAGGTTCTCTTTTCATTCCACATGACTTGTTTACAGCCTTCCCCGCAGGCGCCCTTTGGAAATGAATCCATCGTAGCTGCGCAGGGTGAGCTGGGCTTCCACCTGTTTCAGGGTGTCAAGTGCCACACCCACCAGAATGAGCAAACCCGTTCCTGAGAAGGCAAACAGTGTGCTTCCACTGATCCCGGAGACGGCTTGCATCACTTGAGGCACCAGCACCAGGAAACCCAGGAAAATGGCTCCCCACAGGGTGATGCGGGTGGAGATGAAGTTCAGGTACTCTGCTGTGGCCACACCTGGACGCACACTGGGAATAAAGCCACCGCTTTCACGGAGGTTCTCAGCAATGCGTTTGGGGTCAAACTGGATGCTGTTGTAAAGGAAGGTGAAACCAATCACCAGCAACACGTCCAGAGCGATCCCGGTGGGTGAGGTCAGAGAGAACCAGCGTTGCAGGAAAGTCACCAATTCAGGGTTGCTGGTGGCAAAACTGGTCTCCAGAACCTGCACAATGGTCATCACGGCACTTGCGAAGATCACAGGGATCACACCGGCACCGTTCAGTTTGATGGGCAGGTAGGTCTGCTGCTTGGCGTACTGCTTCCCCCCAATCTCCTTACGGGCATACTGGATGGGAATCCTTCGTTCGGCTTGCAACACCAGAACAATTCCGATCACTGTTGCCAGAATGACCAGGAAGAACGCCACGATGCCCAGCAGAGAGACCGCCTCGTTCTGATAGAGGTCAATGATCTGGGAGATCGCCGTGGGAAAACTGGCAGCAATCCCGGCAAAGATGATCATGCTGACCCCGTTACCGATTCCCACTTCGGTGATGCGCTCACCAATCCAGAGGGTAAACGCAATGCCTGCCACCTGGGTCAGGACCACATTGATCCTGAACATCCACCCAGGTTCCCAGCCAGAGGCCAGAAAGCGTCCGCTTTCAGCCTCTCCCACCAGAATGGCGAAAAACAGGGCCTGAATGGCACCCAGCCCAATGGCTCCATAACGGGTGTACTGGGCAATGGCTTTGCGCCCCTCCTCCCCTTCCTTCTGGAGTTTTTCCAGGGCAGGGATGGAGGTGGTCAGGATCTGCATGATGATGCTGGATGTGATGTAAGGCAGCACACCCAGTGCAAAAATACTGAATTGTGCGAGGTTCCCACCCGAGATGTTGCTGATCAAGCTCAACAGGCCGCCAGCACTGCCGGCAGCCTGTGAGATGCTTGTGGGATCGACCCCTGGCGTGGGAATGGCACTTCCCAGTCGGTAGATCGCCAGCAACAGCAAGGTATAGAGGAACTTCCGCTGCAATTCAGGAATGCGAAATGCGTCGCGGAAGGCCCGAAGCATTACTCCTCCTCGGGGAGGATGACTTTTCCGCCAGCGGCTTCAATTTTGGCAATGGCGCTCTGGGAAGCAGCGTCCACGTGCAGGGTATAGGCACCCGTGACTTCGCCAGCAGCCAGCAGTTTGATGGGACGGTTGCCGTTGCGCACCAGACCGCTGATGATGAAGTCTTCGAACTGCACGGTGCTGCCAGCCTCGAAACGCTCGAGGTCACGCAGATTGACCAGGGCGTACTCGATGCCCTCGTGGCTGAAACCACGCTTGGGCAGGCGGCTCAGCAGGCTGCTGCGTCCACCTTCGAAGAAGTGGCCTTTGCCTGCTCCACTGCGGCTCTTCTGGCCTTTGTGGCCACGACCGCTGGTTTTGTCGGTTCCACCAGGACCACGACCAACGCGTTTGCGGTCTTTGCGGCTGCCGGGGGTGGGTTTGAGGTCGCTCAGTTTCATTCCTGAACCTCCAGGAGGAATTTCACCTTGTTGACCATGCCTTTGACAGCATCGGTGTTGGGCACTTCGCGCTCGTCACCGATTTTTTTCAGGCCGAGAGCCTTCACGGTTGCGATCTGGTCACCAGGTCGCCCGATGGTGCTACGAACGAGTTTGATCTTCATTGTGCGCCTCCGCGCAGTTCTTCGACCTGCTTCTTGGTCTTCAGGCTCTTGAGACCATCGAACACGGCGTAAGCCACGTTGATCTGGTTTCTGGAACCGAGTTCCTTGGAGAGCAGGTTGGTGATGCCAGCGAGTTCAGCAATGGCACGGGGCACGGAGCCGGCGATCACACCGGTACCGGGGCCTGCGGGCTTCAGGATCACGCGGCTGGTGGTGCTGGCACCCACGATGTCGTGAGGAATGGTGCCGTTTTCCACAGGAACCTGGATCATGTTCTTGCGAGCAACTGCTTTGGCTTTCTCGATGGCGACAGGCACTTCTTTGGCCTTGCCGATGCCCATCCCGACGCGACCGTTGCGGTCACCGATGACGACGAGAGCAGCGAAGCGGAAACGGCGACCACCCTGGTAGGTCTTGGCGGTGCGGTTGACGCTGATCATCTTTTCTTCGAATTCACCGGTTTCGCGTTCGCGGTTGTTGTTACGATTAAAACTCAAGGCCACCCTCCCTTGCAGCGTCGGCCAGGGCTTTCACGCGGCCATGGTATTTGTAGCTACCACGGTCAAAAACCACTTGCTTGACGCCTTTGGCAAGCGCAGCTTCAGCGAGGGCTTTGCCCACAGCAGCAGCAGCGTCGGTTTTGGTGCCTTCCACGTTCAGGGCCTTGGAGGCCACCTGGGCGAGGGTCACACCGTTCTTGTCATCGATGATTTGCGCGTAGATGTACTTGCTGGAGCGGAACACGCTCAGGCGCGGACGATCAGAGACCTGCTTGATCTTGGCGCGGTTGGAGTACTTACGGCGCAGGGTACGATCTAATGCGGGCATTATTTCTTACCTTTCCCGCCGGTGGCGCCTGCCTTACCGGCTTTGAGCGCGATCTGTTCGCCAGCGTAACGCACACCTTTGCCGTGGTAAACGTCGGGTTTACGCACTTTGCGCAGGTTGGCAGCGGTCTGACCGACCAGTTGCTTGTCGATGCCAGTGATGGAGAGCTTGGTGGGCTCGGGCACTGCGAAAGTGATCCCGGCTGGGGGCTCCATGACCACGGGGTGGCTGTAACCGATGGTCAGCTCAATGTTTTTACCGGCCAGTTTGGCACGGTAACCCACACCTTTGAGCTCCATGTTGATGGTGTAGCCTTCGCTCACACCTTTCACGGCGTTGGCGACCAGGGTGCGGGTCAGGCCGTGCAGGGCGCGGTGGCGGGGCTGGTCGGTGGGACGGGTGACGTTGATGGTGCTGCCGTCCACGGCCACGGTGAGCTCACTGTTGAAAGGAACAGTCAGTTCGCCTTTGGGGCCTTTGACTTTGAATTCACCGTTCTGGACGCTCACTTGCACGCCAGAGGGAACGGTGATGGGTTGTTTACCAATTCGGGACATGTTTCAAATCCCCCTTACCAGATCACGCAGATCACTTCGCCGCCAATGCCTTCTTTGCGGGCATCGCGATCAGCGAGGAGACCTTTGGAGGTGGAAACCACGGCCAGACCCAGTCCCTTGTGAATGCGGGGGAGGTCTTCGTGGCTGACGTAGGCACGACGGCCAGGGCGGGAGATGCGCTCAATGTGCTTGATCACTTGCTCACGCTTGTGTCCGTACTTTAGTTGGATGCGCAACACATCAAACTTGCCTTCGTTAACGCGCTCGTAACTCGCGAGGTAGCCTTCTTTCACCAGGATCTTGGCGATTTGCTCCTTGAACTTGGAGGCAGGCACATCCACGCTGTCCTTATATGTGCGCGTCGCATTCCGAATGCGCGTCAGCATATCTGCAATAGGATCGCTCAGCATTTCTTATCCTTTTCAGGGTGGGGAAGGTCTGGTTCTCCAGGTGACTTCCCCAAAGCGAATTCTTGTTTTGTCGAAAAAGGATCTTCAGACAGTCCCGGAACAAAACCGTTCCGGCTGTATCCAAAGCCTCTTACCAGCTGGACTTCTTCACACCGGGCAGTTCGCCACGGTGGGCCATTTCACGCAGGCAGATGCGGCAGAGACCGAAGAAACGGTAGTATCCACGGGCGCGT from Deinococcus cellulosilyticus NBRC 106333 = KACC 11606 includes these protein-coding regions:
- a CDS encoding Lrp/AsnC family transcriptional regulator translates to MPLENKNLDETAWKLLELLQQDARMSYKDLARHVGLTPPAVAERLKKLEDAGIIRGYTADLDLAALGRPLVGFIRLSATGDKFPFLDHITENIPESLEFHRITGGDSYMLKVAVRDMAHLESVLDRLSPYCTPTTSLVISSPLPTRIVRPLP
- the ilvA gene encoding threonine ammonia-lyase, biosynthetic, encoding MMTGTQMTAEENTDTAAFMEQVLRTHVYNLAIETPLQEARTLSRHLNNRILFKREDHQPIYSFKLRGACQKISSLSDEEKARGIITVSAGNHAQGVAYTAHHLGLRAVVVMPEIAPQIKVESVRDWGSEVILYGQNVTEAEQHARKLQQEQNLTFVHPYDDPLVIAGQATVGLELLRQAPAEPYTVFIPVGGGGLIAGIATVLKAIRPDIRVVGVEPENADAMIQSIQAGQQVRLEHLDTFVDAVAVKQAGFHPFTLAQKHVDDWVTVSNHEVCLAIRDIYNDTRTFMEPGGALGTAGMKKYVQEKGLTGQTLITITSGANADFDRIREVAQRLFEGQKPVGRVLL
- the rplQ gene encoding 50S ribosomal protein L17, whose translation is MRHGRAGRKLNRNSSARTALARAQATALLREGRIQTTVAKAKELRPFVEHLITVAKGNDLHARRVISSDINDKEVVRKLLGEIAPKYANQNGGYTRILRVGVRRGDSAPVALIELI
- a CDS encoding DNA-directed RNA polymerase subunit alpha, whose translation is MENKKPQLKARLDGNYGEFTLEPLKRGYGVTIGNPLRRILLSSIPGTAVTSVYIEDVLHEFSTIPGVTEDVIQIILNLKELVVKFHAPGPKTLTLRAQGPKVVTAADFEVPMDAEIVNRDQVIATLAEGGKLVMEVRVEEGEGYVPADKHAIKDRINSIPVDAIFTPVKRVAYHVEDTRVGQQTDLDRLIIRVWTDGSIDPKMALDKAVEILRNELTVFSDTVETTPSPTVVTSIPTVPATTVYPETPIITSVNINPEPFPEQLQPRVTLDGLGLTTRVLHSLKEEGIDSVDALCALSDRDLKKVPGIGERSLDEIKQQLALHGLSLKE
- the rpsD gene encoding 30S ribosomal protein S4, with translation MGRYRGPVVKLSRREGVNLAETEKVQKYLDRRPRPPGQHGARRSKTSDYGVRLREKQKLARLYGVNEKQFRNLFEEASNVPGVTGTVFLQLLESRLDNVVFRMGLASTRRQARQFVGHGHIFVNGKRVDIASYRVKAGDEISVAERSKSIGFIQENLELAKKRKGSPWLSLDAEAGKGQFLRLPAREDLALPINENFIIEYYSR
- the rpsK gene encoding 30S ribosomal protein S11, with protein sequence MAKAKTNTRTKRTRRNIPHGRAYIHASYNNTIVTITDMDGNSLAWSSGGTIGYKGSKKGTPYAAQLAAADAVKKAQSTFNMSQVEVVVRGTGSGREQAIRAIQASGIDVKSIMDDSPVPHNGCRLPKKKRM
- the rpsM gene encoding 30S ribosomal protein S13 codes for the protein MARIAGVDIPREKRVEIALTYIFGIGLTRSREVLGRTGVNPDTRVKNLTEAEIAKLREDIEKTYKVEGDLKSEIGQNIKRLMDIGAYRGLRHRRGLPVRGQRTKTNARTRKGPRKTVAGKKKAARK
- the rpmJ gene encoding 50S ribosomal protein L36 is translated as MKVQTSVKKMCDKCKVIRRHGRVFVICENVKHKQRQG
- the infA gene encoding translation initiation factor IF-1 — its product is MKENRGKSEKKQDDTIRAEGVITEALPNTTFKVQLDSGHEILAYISGKMRIHYIRILPGDRVVLEISPYDPTRGRIVYRK
- a CDS encoding adenylate kinase; its protein translation is MKSNKVLIFLGPPGAGKGTQAARLAAEQDLLQISTGDILRDHVARQTELGQQVAPILAAGQLVPDPILIALIRDKLASMEKIRVIFDGFPRTRAQAEGLDMLLEELGAPIHAVPLLEVPDEELIARIVERGKTSGRSDDTEETARARQEVYHTNTKPLVDYYAARGVLKRVDGIGGLDDVYQRIVQAVE
- the secY gene encoding preprotein translocase subunit SecY, with protein sequence MLRAFRDAFRIPELQRKFLYTLLLLAIYRLGSAIPTPGVDPTSISQAAGSAGGLLSLISNISGGNLAQFSIFALGVLPYITSSIIMQILTTSIPALEKLQKEGEEGRKAIAQYTRYGAIGLGAIQALFFAILVGEAESGRFLASGWEPGWMFRINVVLTQVAGIAFTLWIGERITEVGIGNGVSMIIFAGIAASFPTAISQIIDLYQNEAVSLLGIVAFFLVILATVIGIVLVLQAERRIPIQYARKEIGGKQYAKQQTYLPIKLNGAGVIPVIFASAVMTIVQVLETSFATSNPELVTFLQRWFSLTSPTGIALDVLLVIGFTFLYNSIQFDPKRIAENLRESGGFIPSVRPGVATAEYLNFISTRITLWGAIFLGFLVLVPQVMQAVSGISGSTLFAFSGTGLLILVGVALDTLKQVEAQLTLRSYDGFISKGRLRGRL
- the rplO gene encoding 50S ribosomal protein L15; the encoded protein is MKLSDLKPTPGSRKDRKRVGRGPGGTDKTSGRGHKGQKSRSGAGKGHFFEGGRSSLLSRLPKRGFSHEGIEYALVNLRDLERFEAGSTVQFEDFIISGLVRNGNRPIKLLAAGEVTGAYTLHVDAASQSAIAKIEAAGGKVILPEEE
- the rpmD gene encoding 50S ribosomal protein L30; protein product: MKIKLVRSTIGRPGDQIATVKALGLKKIGDEREVPNTDAVKGMVNKVKFLLEVQE
- the rpsE gene encoding 30S ribosomal protein S5 yields the protein MSFNRNNNRERETGEFEEKMISVNRTAKTYQGGRRFRFAALVVIGDRNGRVGMGIGKAKEVPVAIEKAKAVARKNMIQVPVENGTIPHDIVGASTTSRVILKPAGPGTGVIAGSVPRAIAELAGITNLLSKELGSRNQINVAYAVFDGLKSLKTKKQVEELRGGAQ
- the rplR gene encoding 50S ribosomal protein L18, whose translation is MPALDRTLRRKYSNRAKIKQVSDRPRLSVFRSSKYIYAQIIDDKNGVTLAQVASKALNVEGTKTDAAAAVGKALAEAALAKGVKQVVFDRGSYKYHGRVKALADAAREGGLEF
- the rplF gene encoding 50S ribosomal protein L6 — protein: MSRIGKQPITVPSGVQVSVQNGEFKVKGPKGELTVPFNSELTVAVDGSTINVTRPTDQPRHRALHGLTRTLVANAVKGVSEGYTINMELKGVGYRAKLAGKNIELTIGYSHPVVMEPPAGITFAVPEPTKLSITGIDKQLVGQTAANLRKVRKPDVYHGKGVRYAGEQIALKAGKAGATGGKGKK
- the rpsH gene encoding 30S ribosomal protein S8, translating into MLSDPIADMLTRIRNATRTYKDSVDVPASKFKEQIAKILVKEGYLASYERVNEGKFDVLRIQLKYGHKREQVIKHIERISRPGRRAYVSHEDLPRIHKGLGLAVVSTSKGLLADRDARKEGIGGEVICVIW
- a CDS encoding type Z 30S ribosomal protein S14, which gives rise to MANKGKTISHNSKKYAVQNYNRCQRCGRARGYYRFFGLCRICLREMAHRGELPGVKKSSW